A single Prevotella sp. E15-22 DNA region contains:
- a CDS encoding exonuclease domain-containing protein — protein sequence MSIIDFIKGLFGGEPNEETDQNANVVEDKSANSVCFVDNTPSLENVARFVIQKGICKGADIQRYFQIGYRLSGSLMSQLQQKGVLDNNYNVLVDANISDQELAQLLSKEIPETLDCHSASSAFGFELKVISSSPTEIESFIKPYIPGLSKYESYVVFDTETSGLSPQQGHEILQIGAVKYNTRTGETIDTRSIYIKPSPNCVIEPSALRVNGIDIENLKQTGVSKSQAINTFIDFIGTCPLFAYNAPFDMRFLKSTCEMVNIPLPTNPVCDVLAMVRKLALPTENKKLGTISEHFGFEGGCFHEAIKDCDATNFVIRQIYFNNEGKPIGKSVDDIHSNLYRNGVKLEPYIEQNMLELDVYSRLTGEFLFTKTIRQCAEKGIYVSYSTVKDLEETLWTTDYGIRLHEDSIGKIEPDIYYGKRLIDVYSRTTGEFLFTKTLEECAGLASSLTQKKIANATLEKSWLGEYGFRAHEEESQTKIDRDFTYGKRLIDCYSKDGDFLKRYESISDIVTELGFAGDSPIKTMLRQDKITYNLNGYIFIYATSEQPILKIEGALMTKEAKRPIYVFDLDGNYLNVFLKITDCTATYGLQAEGVRRCLSSGKPQYNGYIFRYSNTPLSEEELAAAKENYAYRETSKVEN from the coding sequence ATGTCGATTATCGATTTCATAAAAGGTCTTTTTGGTGGAGAGCCTAATGAAGAGACTGATCAGAACGCAAACGTGGTTGAAGATAAGTCTGCAAACTCTGTTTGTTTCGTCGACAACACTCCATCTTTAGAGAATGTAGCTCGTTTTGTCATCCAAAAAGGGATATGTAAGGGGGCAGACATTCAAAGGTATTTCCAAATAGGTTATAGACTATCTGGTAGCTTGATGTCGCAACTTCAGCAGAAAGGAGTTCTTGATAACAATTATAATGTGTTGGTTGATGCCAATATTTCCGATCAAGAATTGGCTCAATTGTTAAGCAAGGAGATACCGGAAACACTTGATTGTCATTCTGCTTCATCTGCCTTCGGGTTTGAGTTAAAAGTAATCTCATCATCCCCTACAGAAATTGAATCATTCATAAAACCTTATATACCTGGGCTATCAAAATATGAGAGCTACGTAGTTTTCGATACAGAGACATCTGGATTATCACCTCAGCAAGGTCATGAGATTCTTCAGATTGGAGCAGTAAAATACAACACTCGGACAGGAGAAACCATTGATACTCGAAGTATCTACATTAAGCCATCCCCCAATTGCGTAATAGAGCCATCTGCTTTGCGTGTCAATGGTATTGACATAGAAAATTTGAAACAAACAGGCGTATCAAAAAGTCAAGCCATCAACACTTTCATCGATTTTATTGGCACATGCCCTCTTTTTGCATACAATGCACCTTTTGATATGCGATTCTTGAAATCTACATGCGAAATGGTTAACATACCTCTGCCGACAAATCCTGTGTGCGATGTTCTTGCAATGGTTAGAAAACTAGCATTGCCAACAGAAAACAAAAAGTTGGGAACCATTTCGGAACATTTTGGGTTTGAAGGAGGCTGTTTTCATGAAGCAATAAAGGACTGTGACGCTACTAATTTTGTGATTCGCCAAATATACTTCAATAACGAAGGAAAGCCTATTGGCAAATCTGTTGATGACATACATTCCAATCTCTATAGAAATGGAGTGAAGCTTGAGCCTTACATAGAGCAAAACATGTTGGAACTTGACGTTTATTCTCGCTTAACAGGTGAGTTTCTGTTCACGAAAACCATAAGGCAATGTGCCGAGAAGGGAATCTATGTGTCATATTCTACGGTAAAAGATTTAGAGGAAACTTTGTGGACAACCGATTATGGCATAAGGCTGCATGAAGATTCGATAGGAAAAATAGAACCTGATATCTATTATGGGAAACGCCTTATTGACGTATATTCCAGAACGACTGGTGAATTCCTTTTCACCAAGACATTGGAAGAATGCGCTGGATTAGCATCGTCTTTAACACAAAAGAAGATTGCGAATGCCACACTAGAAAAGAGTTGGTTAGGTGAATATGGTTTCCGAGCTCATGAAGAAGAATCACAAACGAAGATAGATCGTGACTTCACCTATGGAAAGCGGCTCATTGATTGCTATTCCAAGGATGGTGATTTCTTGAAAAGGTATGAGAGCATTTCTGACATCGTTACTGAGTTGGGCTTTGCTGGGGATAGTCCTATCAAAACCATGCTTCGCCAAGACAAGATAACGTATAATCTAAATGGCTATATTTTCATTTATGCGACGTCCGAACAACCAATTCTGAAAATCGAAGGTGCGCTAATGACGAAAGAGGCTAAGCGCCCCATTTACGTATTCGACCTTGACGGAAATTATCTCAATGTATTTTTGAAGATAACAGATTGCACAGCGACGTATGGTTTACAAGCCG
- a CDS encoding NADH-quinone oxidoreductase subunit N: protein MDYSQFLNMIPEATLMLALIIVFCADFALSTSPRKTHVLSILTGALLLCQLVPCFMAQPATAFGGLYVSSAIVNVMKTVLTLGTFIVVVMSQSWINNNATKISGEFYVLVISTLLGMYMMMSAGHFLMFFLGLEMASVPMACLVAFDRYKQKSAEAAAKYILTATFSSGVMLYGISFLYGAVGTLYFDDMAAQIQLTPLTIMGMVFFFSGLGFKISLVPFHFWTADTYEGAPTPVTGYLSVVSKGAATLTLAIILIHVFGRLVDLWQPLLWIVIMLTITVGNLMAIRQSELKRFMAFSSISQAGYIMLAVVGNSTASLTALTFYVLVYVAANMAVFTVISTVEENNGGKTQMSAYNGLYQTNPKLALLMTLALFSLAGIPPFAGMFSKFFVFMSAVGGHESAPFWPYFVVFIALINTVVSLYYYLLIVKAMYITKEENPLPTFRNGAAINWSLAICTAGILLFGICSCIYEWIDKAAVASL, encoded by the coding sequence ATGGATTACAGTCAATTTTTGAATATGATTCCCGAGGCAACCCTGATGTTGGCCTTGATTATAGTGTTCTGTGCCGACTTTGCATTGAGCACGAGCCCCCGCAAGACCCACGTGCTGAGCATCCTCACCGGCGCTCTGCTGCTGTGCCAGTTGGTGCCCTGCTTCATGGCCCAGCCTGCCACAGCCTTCGGAGGTCTGTATGTTTCGTCGGCCATCGTCAATGTGATGAAGACCGTGCTCACCCTGGGCACCTTCATCGTTGTCGTGATGTCGCAGTCGTGGATCAACAACAACGCCACCAAGATCTCGGGCGAGTTCTATGTGCTGGTCATCTCAACACTCCTGGGTATGTATATGATGATGTCTGCCGGACATTTCCTCATGTTCTTCCTCGGACTCGAAATGGCATCCGTGCCCATGGCCTGCCTCGTAGCCTTCGACCGCTACAAGCAGAAGTCGGCCGAGGCCGCTGCCAAGTATATCCTCACAGCCACCTTCTCGAGCGGCGTGATGCTCTATGGCATCTCGTTCCTCTATGGTGCTGTAGGCACGCTTTATTTCGATGATATGGCCGCACAGATTCAGCTCACCCCGCTCACCATTATGGGCATGGTGTTCTTCTTCAGTGGACTCGGTTTCAAGATCTCGCTGGTGCCCTTCCACTTCTGGACGGCCGACACCTACGAGGGTGCTCCCACACCCGTCACGGGTTATCTGAGCGTTGTGTCGAAGGGTGCAGCCACGCTGACGCTGGCCATCATCCTCATCCACGTCTTCGGACGCCTGGTAGACCTATGGCAGCCCCTGCTCTGGATTGTCATCATGCTCACCATCACCGTGGGCAACCTCATGGCCATCCGTCAGAGCGAGTTGAAGCGCTTCATGGCCTTCTCGTCAATCTCGCAGGCAGGCTATATCATGCTGGCCGTGGTGGGCAACAGCACCGCCAGTCTCACCGCCCTCACATTCTACGTGCTGGTTTACGTGGCTGCCAACATGGCCGTGTTCACCGTTATCAGCACCGTGGAGGAGAACAATGGCGGCAAGACTCAGATGAGCGCCTACAACGGCCTTTATCAGACCAACCCCAAGTTGGCCCTGCTGATGACCCTTGCGCTCTTCTCGCTGGCCGGCATTCCTCCCTTTGCAGGCATGTTCTCAAAGTTCTTTGTATTTATGAGTGCCGTAGGTGGTCACGAGAGTGCACCCTTCTGGCCCTATTTCGTGGTGTTCATCGCCCTCATCAATACGGTGGTCAGCTTGTACTACTATCTGCTCATCGTCAAGGCCATGTATATCACCAAAGAAGAGAACCCACTGCCCACCTTCCGCAATGGCGCTGCCATCAACTGGAGCCTCGCCATCTGCACCGCGGGCATCCTGCTGTTCGGCATTTGCTCGTGCATTTACGAATGGATTGACAAGGCCGCTGTGGCCTCGCTCTAA
- a CDS encoding NuoM family protein, producing the protein MNILSLFVLIPALMLLGLWIARNLNQVRGVMVAGSSMLLALSIWLCYYFVTERNGGNDAEMLLVASTPWFKPLNIAYSVGVDGISVVMLLLSSIIVFTGTFASWQLKPMTKEYFLWFTLLSTGVYGFFICTDMFTMFMFYEVALIPMYLLIGVWGSGRKEYSAMKLTLMLMGGSALLILGVLGIYYFSGHTTMNVNEIAAMHNIPEEVQNAFFPFIFIGFGVLGALFPFHTWSPDGHASAPTAVSMLHAGVLMKLGGYGCFRLAMYLLPDAAQNLSWIFLILTTISVVYGALSACVQTDLKYINAYSSVSHCGLVLFALLMMQKTACTGAILQMLSHGLMTALFFALIGMIYGRTHTRDIRELAGLMKIMPFLAVGYVIAGLANLGLPGFSGFIAEMTIFVGSFSAGEMSGDPSSSFRMVATIIACTSIVVTAVYILRVVGKILYGEVENKHFLELTDATWDERVAVCCLIFCVAGLGCAPFFFSDMISPSVGNILSSIGVM; encoded by the coding sequence ATGAATATATTAAGTTTATTCGTTTTGATTCCCGCCCTGATGCTTCTGGGATTGTGGATTGCCCGCAACCTCAACCAGGTGCGTGGCGTGATGGTGGCCGGCTCGTCAATGTTGCTGGCGCTGTCCATCTGGCTTTGCTATTATTTTGTGACCGAGCGTAACGGCGGCAACGATGCAGAGATGCTGCTCGTGGCCTCTACGCCTTGGTTCAAGCCCCTGAATATTGCCTACAGCGTAGGCGTCGACGGCATCTCGGTGGTCATGCTGCTCCTGTCGAGCATCATCGTGTTCACCGGCACCTTCGCCTCATGGCAGCTGAAGCCCATGACCAAGGAGTATTTCCTTTGGTTCACCCTCCTTTCAACGGGTGTTTACGGCTTCTTTATCTGCACCGACATGTTCACCATGTTCATGTTCTACGAGGTAGCCCTGATCCCCATGTACCTGCTCATTGGCGTGTGGGGTAGTGGACGCAAGGAATACTCGGCCATGAAGCTCACCCTGATGCTGATGGGTGGCTCGGCCCTGCTGATTCTCGGTGTGCTGGGTATCTATTACTTCAGCGGCCACACCACGATGAACGTCAACGAGATTGCTGCTATGCACAACATCCCCGAGGAGGTTCAGAATGCCTTCTTCCCCTTCATCTTCATCGGTTTCGGTGTGCTGGGTGCACTGTTCCCCTTCCACACATGGAGCCCTGACGGTCACGCTTCTGCGCCCACAGCCGTATCAATGCTGCACGCAGGCGTACTGATGAAGCTCGGTGGCTATGGCTGTTTCCGCCTGGCCATGTATCTGCTGCCCGACGCCGCTCAGAACCTGTCATGGATCTTCCTGATTCTCACCACCATCTCGGTGGTCTATGGTGCCTTGAGCGCTTGCGTGCAGACCGACCTGAAGTATATCAACGCCTATTCGTCGGTGTCACACTGCGGACTGGTGCTCTTCGCGCTGCTCATGATGCAGAAGACCGCCTGCACGGGTGCTATCCTCCAGATGTTGTCACACGGTTTGATGACCGCCCTCTTCTTCGCCCTCATCGGTATGATCTACGGACGTACCCACACCCGCGACATCCGCGAGTTGGCAGGCCTGATGAAGATTATGCCTTTCCTGGCTGTGGGCTATGTCATTGCCGGTTTGGCCAACCTGGGTCTGCCCGGCTTCTCAGGCTTCATTGCCGAGATGACCATCTTCGTTGGCTCGTTCAGCGCAGGCGAGATGTCGGGCGATCCCTCATCGTCGTTCCGCATGGTGGCCACCATCATTGCCTGTACGTCGATTGTGGTCACCGCAGTCTACATTCTGCGTGTGGTGGGTAAGATTCTGTATGGCGAGGTTGAGAACAAGCACTTCCTGGAACTCACCGATGCCACATGGGACGAGCGCGTGGCCGTGTGCTGCCTCATCTTCTGTGTGGCCGGTCTGGGTTGCGCTCCCTTCTTCTTCAGCGATATGATCTCGCCCTCAGTAGGAAATATCTTAAGTTCAATTGGAGTCATGTAA
- a CDS encoding smalltalk protein, with protein sequence MKKEGWKTILQIIASVITAILTTLGTTSCMGV encoded by the coding sequence ATGAAGAAAGAAGGTTGGAAAACAATCTTGCAGATTATTGCAAGCGTCATTACGGCCATCCTCACCACACTGGGCACCACCTCGTGCATGGGAGTCTGA
- a CDS encoding helix-turn-helix transcriptional regulator, with amino-acid sequence MAKNLNRIKAVLADKQRTNKWLAEQLGKDPATVSKWCTNSSQPPLETLMQIARVLGVTADDLLRLEELPAIGARGELL; translated from the coding sequence ATGGCGAAAAATCTGAATAGAATTAAGGCTGTCTTGGCCGACAAACAGCGCACCAACAAGTGGTTGGCAGAGCAATTGGGTAAAGACCCCGCAACAGTCAGCAAGTGGTGTACAAACAGCAGCCAGCCCCCGCTGGAGACTCTCATGCAGATAGCCCGTGTGCTGGGTGTCACGGCTGACGACCTCTTGAGGCTCGAAGAGCTACCAGCTATTGGTGCTCGTGGAGAATTACTATAA
- a CDS encoding KilA-N domain-containing protein encodes MAKKVTNIEVKDATVRTIKHEGEDFVCITDIARQKNSSDPNGVIANWMRNRNTIEFLGIWEQLFNPCFNPLEFEGFRKEAGLNAFTMSPSRWIESTNAKGLVAMAGRYGGTYARTDIAFEFASWISVEFKLYLVKEFQRLKADEQKQLAWSAKRELSKINYRIHTDAIKSNLIPAEVTREQAAMKYAEEADVLNVAMFGMTAKQWREANPDKKGNIRDYATINELICLSNMENINAVLINDGMPQGERLIKLNQIAIQQMQVLEDNEGRKLLK; translated from the coding sequence ATGGCAAAGAAGGTTACAAATATAGAAGTAAAGGACGCAACAGTTCGTACAATTAAACACGAAGGAGAGGACTTTGTTTGCATTACAGATATTGCACGCCAGAAAAATAGTAGTGACCCAAATGGCGTAATAGCAAATTGGATGCGCAATCGCAACACGATAGAATTCCTGGGTATTTGGGAACAACTATTCAATCCTTGTTTTAACCCCCTCGAATTCGAGGGGTTTAGAAAAGAGGCAGGACTCAATGCTTTCACAATGTCGCCATCAAGATGGATTGAATCAACAAATGCAAAAGGACTTGTAGCAATGGCAGGTCGTTACGGAGGTACTTACGCACGCACAGATATTGCCTTTGAATTTGCATCTTGGATTTCTGTGGAATTCAAACTTTATCTCGTCAAGGAATTCCAACGTCTCAAAGCTGACGAACAGAAGCAACTTGCATGGTCGGCCAAGCGTGAACTTTCGAAAATCAACTATCGTATTCATACCGATGCCATCAAGAGCAACCTTATTCCCGCAGAAGTAACTCGCGAGCAAGCAGCGATGAAGTATGCTGAGGAAGCCGATGTGCTCAATGTGGCTATGTTTGGTATGACTGCCAAGCAATGGCGCGAAGCAAATCCCGACAAGAAGGGTAACATACGCGACTATGCAACCATCAACGAGCTCATCTGCCTCTCGAATATGGAGAACATAAATGCCGTGCTCATCAACGACGGTATGCCACAGGGCGAAAGGCTCATCAAACTCAATCAGATTGCCATCCAACAGATGCAGGTGCTGGAGGATAATGAAGGAAGGAAATTGCTGAAGTAA
- a CDS encoding Piwi domain-containing protein: protein MNKLVFNSIAVERRSSIKVIDLFAGCGGLTKEQKSTWKYGTIRVAKDSCENLWKDNPCLNDLSEVFLADWEEELRDIPRGEQFSIKADLNDLCRIGRFEMTQKIVRYFRGLGFPVCRDFIGRIEVWIPKDEGNAILYNRYTLRPYYKDITDGWQIDVSHSGESRCSKKTLYEVDLDDHGFEVVVGTEVLRRKQVKQHHFQKYGGGCPIVNRYTKKMLNLSEPRSYDRNKYATKMKKVKDFIQTYLVISQFQDALDINILNNGALIEVKPSNIFMVDDKAKNLKYGDGYVGAIPRNEFSEHGPFTQPQPFKYFFVSLDSPKSNATRNRLYNIFQNGRDTSVVCKGDIETGTNRTFKRLGEYLTQPISWVPKLSLSYKSYDTALQELQQHLMDDSRFIPGTNYIAIIISEIHKDTQEPRLHEIYYRMKELLMKSKITSQVIYAPNIDNNSFGYFLPNIAAAITGKQFGMPWGLESLSQRNDMIVGIGASKQQGRRPYLGTAFCFDKEGQFREFDCCQAEDTEALGTSLKKALWQFCKEYQNPDRLIIHYYKKLRREEGEQIEMMLKQNDLQCPVYVVNMVTAVNDDLIAFDVSKNDFMPASGTYVHLRDTQFLLYNNERYSDYGKADILFPIKLTITSANTNTGGILTKEDTIDIITQVYQFCRLYWKSVKMQNVPITIAYPELVAEYVPHFNDEDLPEFGKHNLWML from the coding sequence ATGAACAAACTGGTTTTTAACAGCATCGCGGTCGAACGACGCAGCAGTATCAAAGTAATTGATCTCTTCGCAGGATGTGGAGGTCTAACCAAAGAGCAAAAGAGCACATGGAAGTATGGTACAATCCGTGTGGCAAAAGATTCATGCGAGAACCTATGGAAAGACAATCCATGTTTAAACGATCTATCGGAAGTGTTCCTTGCCGACTGGGAAGAGGAACTCCGGGACATCCCAAGAGGTGAGCAATTCTCTATCAAGGCAGACCTGAATGATTTGTGTCGTATAGGTAGATTCGAAATGACCCAGAAGATTGTGCGTTATTTTAGAGGCCTTGGGTTTCCTGTGTGCCGCGATTTCATTGGAAGAATCGAGGTTTGGATTCCCAAGGACGAAGGAAACGCCATCCTTTACAACAGATATACTCTCAGACCTTACTATAAAGACATAACAGATGGATGGCAGATTGATGTCAGCCATAGTGGCGAAAGTCGGTGTTCAAAGAAGACCTTGTATGAAGTTGACCTTGATGATCATGGTTTTGAAGTCGTAGTAGGAACAGAAGTGCTTCGCAGAAAGCAAGTCAAGCAACACCATTTTCAGAAATATGGTGGCGGATGTCCTATTGTAAATAGGTACACTAAGAAGATGCTTAATTTGTCAGAACCTCGCTCATACGACAGAAATAAGTATGCTACCAAGATGAAGAAGGTAAAAGACTTCATCCAAACATACCTTGTCATATCGCAGTTTCAAGATGCTCTTGACATTAATATATTGAACAACGGTGCTTTAATTGAAGTCAAACCAAGTAATATATTTATGGTAGATGACAAGGCGAAGAACCTCAAATACGGCGATGGCTATGTTGGGGCAATACCTCGCAATGAGTTTTCTGAGCATGGCCCATTTACTCAACCGCAGCCATTCAAATACTTCTTTGTCAGTTTGGATTCACCGAAGAGTAATGCTACACGCAATCGTCTTTACAACATTTTCCAGAATGGTCGTGACACTTCCGTAGTATGCAAGGGCGATATAGAAACAGGTACAAACAGAACTTTCAAACGATTGGGTGAGTATCTTACCCAACCCATATCATGGGTACCCAAACTCAGTCTTTCATATAAGTCATACGACACGGCACTACAGGAATTGCAGCAACATCTGATGGATGACAGCCGCTTCATTCCTGGCACAAACTACATAGCAATCATCATAAGTGAGATTCATAAGGACACGCAAGAACCGCGTCTGCATGAAATATATTACAGGATGAAAGAACTGCTGATGAAATCAAAAATTACGTCGCAGGTCATCTACGCTCCAAATATCGACAACAACAGTTTTGGATATTTCCTTCCCAACATCGCCGCAGCCATTACAGGTAAGCAGTTTGGTATGCCGTGGGGATTGGAAAGTCTGTCTCAACGAAACGATATGATTGTTGGCATTGGAGCATCTAAGCAGCAAGGACGAAGACCTTACCTCGGTACTGCTTTCTGCTTCGACAAGGAGGGACAATTCCGTGAGTTCGATTGCTGTCAGGCAGAAGATACCGAAGCTTTAGGAACGAGCTTGAAGAAAGCACTTTGGCAATTCTGTAAAGAGTACCAGAACCCCGACCGACTTATTATTCACTATTATAAGAAACTTCGCCGCGAAGAAGGAGAGCAGATTGAAATGATGCTCAAACAGAATGACTTGCAATGTCCTGTATATGTGGTCAACATGGTAACAGCCGTGAATGATGATTTGATAGCGTTCGATGTAAGCAAGAACGACTTTATGCCTGCAAGTGGTACATACGTGCATCTGAGAGACACACAATTTTTGCTTTACAACAACGAGAGATATTCCGATTATGGAAAGGCTGACATCCTCTTCCCAATCAAATTGACTATTACAAGCGCAAATACCAATACTGGAGGCATTCTGACTAAGGAAGATACCATCGATATTATCACTCAGGTTTATCAATTCTGCCGACTCTATTGGAAGTCGGTCAAGATGCAGAATGTGCCTATTACGATTGCATACCCGGAATTGGTAGCTGAATACGTTCCACATTTCAACGATGAGGACTTGCCGGAGTTTGGAAAACATAATCTCTGGATGCTCTAA
- a CDS encoding CHC2 zinc finger domain-containing protein: MEKYELQKLRDLPIEGVAERLGLRVARHKALCPFHADSHPSLSFKVSKNTYRCFVCGASGGTIDLVMRHLHLDFRAACKWLANENNIILDEWKSQEVTTPLPHREGLGVSLHRYERFFDRPFLNDEARRFLFDERRIDPRVVRWCRLTSWKDKQGVPWLQIPYYDCEGRLVGVQNRNLIKGALPRFRFPQGSQCGIYNLPVLNLLRSGEELFITEGASDCWAMLSAGHKAIAIPSATLLIKADMEQLSILNSQLSISYHMYPDRDAPGERLFLQLKEVLPSLVHHQLPPDCKDFSELYLKRLSKSADS, translated from the coding sequence ATGGAAAAGTACGAACTTCAGAAGCTCCGCGACCTCCCCATCGAGGGGGTCGCGGAGCGACTTGGACTGCGGGTGGCGAGGCACAAAGCGCTGTGTCCGTTTCATGCCGACTCGCATCCGAGTCTTTCGTTTAAGGTAAGCAAGAATACGTATCGGTGTTTTGTGTGTGGGGCTTCGGGCGGCACGATTGACTTGGTGATGCGGCACCTGCATCTGGACTTCCGAGCTGCTTGCAAGTGGCTGGCCAACGAGAACAACATCATCCTTGACGAATGGAAGTCGCAAGAGGTAACCACTCCCCTCCCTCACAGGGAGGGGTTGGGGGTGAGTCTGCATCGATACGAAAGATTTTTTGATCGGCCGTTTTTGAACGACGAGGCACGGCGGTTTCTTTTTGACGAGCGACGGATTGACCCGAGGGTGGTTCGCTGGTGCCGACTCACTTCGTGGAAAGATAAGCAGGGCGTGCCGTGGCTGCAGATTCCTTATTACGATTGTGAGGGGCGACTGGTGGGCGTGCAGAACCGCAACCTGATAAAGGGTGCTCTGCCTCGCTTCCGCTTTCCTCAGGGCTCGCAATGTGGCATCTACAACCTGCCCGTGTTGAACCTGCTTCGATCGGGCGAGGAGCTCTTTATCACCGAGGGCGCTTCCGACTGCTGGGCCATGCTCTCGGCAGGTCATAAGGCCATTGCCATCCCCTCGGCCACGCTGCTCATAAAAGCGGACATGGAACAATTGTCAATTCTCAATTCTCAATTATCAATTAGCTATCACATGTATCCCGATCGTGATGCGCCTGGCGAGCGACTGTTCCTGCAACTGAAAGAGGTGCTGCCTTCGTTGGTGCATCATCAGTTGCCACCTGACTGCAAAGACTTTAGTGAACTGTACTTAAAGCGATTATCAAAATCGGCTGACTCGTGA